The following nucleotide sequence is from Macaca nemestrina isolate mMacNem1 chromosome 16, mMacNem.hap1, whole genome shotgun sequence.
ACAGTCGTGGAGCAGTCAGTTCTTCTCCCTTCCTAGCAGACCTGACTCCCAACTTGGCTCAGATGTGGACTTTACCTCAGTACACTGATGCCTGCCCAGAAATGTTACCCTACCCTCCACCCCAACCTGCTCATTCTCCCTTTGTGTGAAATGCATCGATAGCATTGCTGCCTTCCCCACTTCACCCAGGACTAAAAACTTCAGTTAATTAATATTCACAAATAAGGGCATGAGCAAACTCGAAGCAAGTGCCTGCCACGTAGAATTGGGGGCAAAAGTCTCTTTCAGCTAAAATGCATGGCAATGTTCCTGGAAGCAAGTGGAAAGGAAAAGCAATCCTCTAAGTGAGTTTGCTGACCCcagggagcagaggccagagaaaGGGTCATGGGGTATTCCAGAGGCAGTTTTCGCCTTCACAAGCCAGGATTTGGAGAGCCATTACCAACCATGGGAGTGTGGCTGATCAAATTAaggaatgtgtttttaaattcaattaCACCCTCGGTGGAAATGGCCTCACTAATGCATAGAGAAAGTAGTATCCCCAGCCTATAAAGCCTAACATTGCTAAACCCAATTTTGCGCATTATTCTAAAGGTTAATTCAAGATCTCTCTTCCAAATGGGAAGTTAAACACAGCCAATGGAAGAAAGGCATCCACTGACTGACTGAGGGGTTTATCAGTCTGTAAGAGTTCATTAGTTTTAATTAGTGTAATCACTAATGTTGCATTAACAGTTTAGTGAAGGAAAGTAATTACTCACACATCCACCGTATTAGATAGGAAGATTGGAATTCATTGTCTGAAACAATTAGCATTTTGCCAATTAAAAGAATTCCCTCTCCCTGCCAGCAGCCCTGTGACCTCACTCACCCAAGGATCGTTTAAATGAAACGTATTTTGCATCAGAAGATGgagcaggaagaaataaaaaattaaggttGCATTTATTCTGAGCGCCTTCCCAGGGCACAGCAAGTACACAGGTCTCAGAAAGTGTATCACGTTCCACTCTATTTGCATAGTTATTCACTTCGGGCTCTTTGGATTATACCCTTGGCTGCTTTGTAACATGGcagcaattaaaaaacaaaaagctagtgGAAGATGAAGCCATAAGGAAGCATTGGGAGAGTCCAGGGGAATGACTGTTGCTGGGGTCTGCTGGTTAGACAAGGGTTGGGTCTTGCTGCTGGCCCCATTCTGAGCAGCAGCTTAGAGCAGGCTGTGCTGCTGGGCATAGGGGGCATCGTGCTACCCACAGGAGCTCCCTAACGCACATAGCTGGGTCTCTTGGATAGTCCTGCTAATATCCACCGTGCACTGGGTGCCATCTCAGAGCCTCAGCTTGGCTTACAAGGCCTGGGCATGATGACCCAACATCTCCTCTCCATCTCCACCGGATTCCCTATCAATCAGCCACTTGGGACTTCTTGTCACTTCTTGAACATCCATGTTCTTTCATACCCAGCTCCTTCAAACCTGCTGTTTTCCCTGTCGGCGAGCCCTTTGCCTATTCTGCTAGAGAATTCACCCTTCACGCTTCAATTAGTTTCAATGTCACCTCACACTGGCTAGAACAGCTGCCTCCCCCACTTGGTGCTCTCAGAGCCCCTGGCGTACCCTGCATTTCTGCATTGCTTTCACACAATCACAGTGAGCTAGTGAGGCAGGAACAAGGAGCTTATTCTGTTCAGTATTCTCAGCCCCTCGCACATGATGGTGGTGTGTACGTGGACGCTGAATGGCTTAATGAATTATAAGACATTTCTGTCTCTCCCCCTGCCATAAGCCCCATCAGAACTCAGCCCAGGAGCCCCAGCCTGTTCAAACCAGCAGCATCACATAAGATGCTACAAGATATTGCAAGTGCAAATATCTCCATTCACCCATCTTCACCCATCCGCCTGACCCAGTACCACTTTCAAAGGGAGCCAACCTTTGCTGAGTGCACCTGCTGGACTCCCTTTGCTGGTAGGTTTCTGCTTGGGTTTCACCAGTGGAAGGCACTGGCAGGCGGAGAGAGGAAGATCCAGGTATTTCTTCCCACTCCCTCCCTACTACTTTGACCTCCCATCTCTGACATTCGCTGACCAGGTCAGGACAGAGAAGATGGAAAATAGATCTGAGGAAGAATATGGAGAAATGGCAAAGAATAGGGGAAAACCCAGAGGTTATTTGTAAATGGGGATTTCGGGACATTCTATCTGTCCTCACAGGTCAGCGCTGGGACTGGCGGTCCCAGGCCAAGTGTGAGACTGGGTTCTCCAGGTTTTGTGGTGGCCTGTGCTCAGCCCAGATTGCTGCTCGTGTGTGAAAGTGAGTTGATCAGAATGGAGACAGGCAGGCACAGACTGCAGTGGAGGGCTGTCAAGTCTTCACCCAAAACCACATCTAAATGGAAATGCCCTCTCGAGGTAACACTTGATAAAGTTTGTAACGCCGTTTTACAGGGATGCTCTCATTTGATCTTCTAACATGCCCTTGAGATAAATATTTTGCCAATAAGAGAACTGACTGAAGGCTGCTGGCCACGTAAACAGTGAAACAGATTAGTCTTTTGACCTCCAGCCTGTGATCTTCCCAGTCTACGATCTGTCACCGTTAACTGATCTGGGCCCCGTTCCCAGCTGCAGCCCTTATGAGCTGTGTGACTTAGGCCAGTGACTCagtctttctgtgtctctgtttgTTCATCTGTAAGACACACATAAAATGTTTCTCTCTTGATTGTTGTAAAGACCGGGAGAGAGGGGCCTTCTCGGAGACTGGAAGAGGGACACCATCTGGGTTTTTCATGAGAGCCCAAGACCAGGTCCTCTTGAGTACAGGAGAAGTTGCCTGCCTACCGGGCCTGCAGACAGTGGGAAGGTCCATGGGAGGGTCCTGATCCTGGCTGATGGAAGGTGTGGGTCCTGGACTTCCTGCATGATCCCAGGAGAAGGGAGAAACCCCCCCAACCCAGTCACTAAATGGCCCATGCCACCAGCAGGCAGGTGGGGACAAagccagatttttattttttaataaggaaatagatcttttctgtgaaaaattaaatgaaataattatttaaaaaatacctccTTTCCATAGCAGCTGACACTTAGAGATGCTACATACTAGTTAGTTTCCTTCCCCATACTTAACACTGAGGGGTAAGCCAGACTCATCGCTAGCAGGATTTTGGAACACAGCTTGTTCCTTCATAGCTGAAGACACACTGTTCCCCTTGGGGAAGGGGAACCAGGTGGAGTTGCAGGATGGAGGACAGCAGACTGCCCAGCAGCTCCCATCCAGGACAGGACAGGCGCTACTGAAGGAGCCCCTGTAGAACACACTTCTGGGGGAAAAATGCAGAAGCCAGCAGATGGAACTAACAACCGGAGAGGACAGCTGACCTTGCCCCCGCCTCCTCCAGGTCACCTCCATCACTAGGGTGACAATCCCGGTGCAccgtgtggggggtgtgtgtgtatgtgcacatgtgtccTGAGCATGTGTgcgcatgcatgcatgtgtatttcgtgcatgactgtgcatgtatgtacatgtatgtgtgtccTGAATGCCCTAAAGAAAGGAAGCTGGCTGGCTCACTATGAGCCACAGGGAGTCAGCGGAGACAGAAACTCTGGCGGCAGCAGTGGCTGGGGACCTTCACCCCTGTCCTCTGTTCTTCGGGAATGAACTGAAGCAGGGTGAGGAAGCAAATGCCCAAAGGCATCTGAAGTCCAGAAAGCATTTGGAGAGCTAGGGCAGAAGGGACACGCCCTACCTGAGGACAGCCTAGGAAACGGCTGCAAGGTGAGCGACTCGTGCCTGGAGCGCACTGCAGAGCTGCCACCTCCCCTGTGCGACCTAGATCATGCAGGTTAATTACAGAAAAGAAGGACTCCGGAAACGGAGGAGGGAGCTGAAGGCAGGCCTCACTGGATGGGGGTGTGCTCCTGTGCTCAGAGTCAGGGGGGCGTGAAAATGAATCCCAGTCTTTCACTTACCAGTTTTGCAGGCTCTGTCACCTTATTACTGAAGCCGCTTTCTTCAACTGAAAAATATGAATCACGGTCTTCATGTCACATGCAGGACCTCTGTCAAAACTGTAATTAATTATAAGTGTAATAATGTCTGTGCCACCCACACCAAGAGACACAGTATCTGTTGTGCTCACAGCTGTATCCCTGCAAGGGCCTGGCcacagcagatgctcaataaatgtccaCAGACACCTGATCAGAAGGTGTCCTCACAGCTCTTGGTGTTTTGGGGGGCACTTGTGGGCACACCGCCATGATGAACAGAAGGTGGAGGGATTCTCCAGGTGGAGGCTGCCTGGTGATGAGGCTCTGGGAAGCTAATCTGGGGCAGAGAGCTGGAAATAGGGTAGATGTGTGCCTGGTGCGGCGGTCTCAGGAGTCACAGCGGGGACTCTCTCCTTAGGGACTGTAGTCCCATTGCACACAGTCAGCTCTGCATCCCACCAGATGCCTTAGGACGCAGGAGAAGGGCGCCCAAGACAGATCAATCCCTGGCTACACTAGAAGGACAAATGGGCATTATGTAAATTTTGTTCCAAAATTAATAACtatgataaaatagaaaaaaaatatattgaccTCCATTGCCTGCACAAAAATATCAACAatatcaaaaaagcaaaaaaagcaaaaaaaaaaaaaaaaaaaaaggctgtcttTGTTCTTTATGATTGATGACCATCCTACTGCATGTTACTTGAGGAGGAAATTGCCCATTTGCTTGTGTATCTTATTAAAGAACCAGAAAGGCataaatactgcattttcttggACTGAGTTTTCAGAATCTCAACACCCCCCAACCCCAAGGTGCCCGctctgcctttgttttttttgttgttgttgttgtttaagaaaTGAATCTTTCTCAGCCTGCACTGGAGGATCTGCTTTTAACACTTTGAACATCGGGGAGTGGCGGCCAGGGAGAAATGGGCCTCACCCCGGCACTGACGTTCTTCTCTTTCCTTACAGTATGTGTCCAGTCGGCGCGCCGTCACTCAGAACGCTCCAGAGCAAGGCAGCTTCCACCCTCACCATCTctcccaccaccactgccaccaccgccaccaccaccacctccgccaccacgcccaccccCACCACCTTCACCACCAGGAGATGGGGCTGCACGCCGCCCCGGTGACGCCCTGCCTGTGCATGTGTCCCTTGTTCTCCTGCCAGTGGGAAGGCCACCTGGAGGTGGTGGTGCCGCACCTGCGGCAGATCCATAGTGTTGACATCCtccagggagctgagatcgtctTCCTGGCCACGGACATGCACCTCCCCGCGCCGGCTGATTGGATAATCATGcactcctgcctcggccaccaCTTTCTGTTAGTGCTGAGGAAACAGGAGAGGCATGAAGGTCACCCCCAGTTCTTTGCCACCATGATGCTGATTGGAACCCCCACCCAGGCCGACTGCTTCACCTATCGCCTGGAGCTCAACAGAAACCATCGGCGCCTCAAGTGGGAGGCCACCCCCCGGTCTGTCCTTGAGTGCGTGGACTCAGTGATTACGGACGGGGACTGCCTCGTCCTCAACACCTCGCTGGCACAGCTCTTCTCTGACAATGGCAGCCTTGCCATTGGGATTGCCATCACCGCGACAGAGGTCCGACCCTCAGAAGCTGAAATGTGAGGCCAGGAGCCACGGATGCTCCCCACACAGCCTCCCTAGGAAACACTCGGACCTCCCAATGCCAGGACTCCAGACTCCTttttattcttctccttcctttcttttctattttattttactttattttattttattttattttattttattttgtctcagGTACTTTGTGGGATTTAGTTTTTGTCTGCCATGGGCATTATATTATGTAAACATCCTGTAATTTAAGATCTTGGTGTGACGTTTGTCCTGTCTTGTTGGTGTTGTTTTATGGAACGTTTGTAAGATTTAATCAGAATAGTTTTTTCCTGTCACCTCCAATTCCTTTCTCCGCTGCATTCGAAAGGATCAAAACACCATCAAGCAGACTGTTGGGGTTGAAAGGAGGCTTAGTGTGAGaatcatttcttgtttctcttttcagTCTATTTCAGAGCAAGCTAAATCTGAACCTGTGCGTTCAGCAGGTTGGGGAATGGGCCCAGCTCAGAGATGGATCACATTTCAGACCAACCAGACATGACTCTGACACCTTCCCAGGAATCTCAAGGTCAAAGCTGAGCTACCCGGGCACGAGGAGATCGTGTCTCCACCGCAGGGCTGGATACTGGCTTAGAGGTGTCATTGTGTGCTGAGTGCTCAGGTTGATGCTGGGGTTCAGGAGAGTGGTCAGAGGCCCACCTTCCTGTGACGGGCTCTTGTCACCTTGTTCCCAGGCTGTGCCATCTTCTCCTGCTCTGGAATCAAAGTCCTCAGATTTTTGGTGCTTTCTTAAAAATCCCTTTGCCCTCTGTTGAGCAAGTAGTAGAAAAGAATAGGCAAGAGGGGGTGGGGAtgaaaagtaacaggaaaaagagaatataaaattaatctCCCATCTCTGAGAGGGCACTCCCTCCTCAGAGGGTTTTATTATCACGTTATAAAATCCATCAGTTCCTCCCTAGGGTGCAGTTCTTTCATATCATGCAAAAAGCAGAACCAGGACTCAGCCTCAAATGCAAAGAACTCAGAGGGCGGCACCCAGGATCTCTGACCTGGCAGGCTGGCCATCACTTACAAACCTGAGAggctctcttccctttcctcactTTCTAAAATGCTCCTACCGTCCCATTCAGCACACAGATGTGACCACGGCTCAAGTCTGTATTCAGCACCTGTTGCAGTGTGAATGACACAGTGTCGGAGATCCATATTGCCTCTGCGCAGGCTGCTTTCTCTTATTTGGTTGTCAGAACAAGTCATCAACATCTTCTTGTAGAAGTCTCTCGTGTATTTGAAGAAAGTCAGCATATTTAGTCAACTTTGTCTTTTCTAAGTTGGACACCTTTAAGCCTTCCCAGTAGGACCTCTTCTAGCTCCTTTTTATCGCATTTGTCCCTCCCCTCTGGCTGCTCTCCAGACACTGCAGAAGCCAGGCACCCATCCCCAGCACATCCTCATGACAGCCCAGTGGAGCTCTGGCCAACCAGACATTACTCTCCATGCCCTGTTCCTGCACCTCACCCCCTCAGCTGGGTCCTGGCGGGCCTCCAAGTGACTACTTAAGTTTCAGGCAGATTGCCCTGGCTGGCCATCTACAATCTTTTCTCCACCAAAAATAATTGATCCTGAAACAGAACACCCTTCCCCCAACAACTGGGTTAATGGCAGCCACTTTTGCTGCCAACTTACACCCCACGGCCCAGAAGGGTGGTGCCAGTCAATAGGAGATTTAATAACAGAGGCTGCTCTGGTCACACAGTAATCGCTGGGCCCCTGGGGCCGAGACTGCATTCCATCAGAGCCCTGAGAGGGGCAAAAAACATCGCCACAGATGGAGGCGCATGTCAGATGCTGCAGTCGCAAGGAAAGGATTGGGGCCTGCTCGTTCTCTGAGCACTCAGATGCTCTGCCAGGGCACCAGCCACTCCCCCCCAATCACACAGATGCTCAAGGATACCTGCGGCTGGTCCGTCTGCGCGTGGAGAGACTGGCTGTCTTCCTTCTCACTGCATCCCCAATCCCCTTCCCAGAACCTAAGACCCCCTTGGCTGTAAGTCTGATGCCTTTAGAAGCCACTGGTCCTCTCCTGGTTTTTGAGACTCAACCACTTTGAAAGCATTTGTGTAGCATCACAGGTGCTCCAGATCAACAAACAAAACCTCACCAAGCATATAACTAACATTCACAGGGCCTTAGGGCTCCGGCAGACATCACCTTTGCCTTCCGGTTGTGCCAAGTTACCTGAGCCACACTGGGAATGACTTCAGGTTATTTTCACTGCACACAAGACTGTATTATGAATAAGTGATCCCAGATGGGAACTCTTATGTTGGTTCCTAGAAACCTTTAGGACAAAGCATGGGAAATGTATTATTCTCTTCCAGCTATGGTGCTCCCCCAAAGGCCTTTCCATGTCCATATGTGAAGAATTGGAGAAGAAGGAGCAAACTAGCAACCAAGAATCGGGAATAGAAAATGGTAACAGCAGTTTGTATTTGAGCTTCATAGTTTCTGAACGGTTCTTTCATTTGAGTCTCAGGTTAATCCTCATTAGCATCCTCAATATACCAACAGAATAGAGGTTCTAAGACATGAAGTGATCTTTTCAAGGTCACACATCAAGTGGTTAGACCACAACCAAAACCCAGATCAACTGACTGCACACTTGGTGTTCTTAAAGCTTACTTCAAGACTGACCCGAAATATTCAGCAGTCTTGCCAGCTCACCAGTGGACTGAGGACCTGAGAATCAACTGAGTCTTGGTCCTGGGATGGTTGAGGGAGCAGGGAGAGAAAGACTGGAGTGGATTTGCTTTTAGAAGCATCTCTGCTTTAAgaactaggccaggcatggtggctcacattcataatcccagcactttgggaggccaaggcaggaggattgtttgagctcaggagtttgagaccagcctgggcaacatagcgagtcttcatttctacaaaaaataaaaaaatcagctgggcatggtgacacaagcctgtagtcttaactactctggaggccaaggcagggggatggcttgagcccaggaggttgaggacacagtgagctgtgactgcaccacttgtaactccagcctgggcaatacagtgagaccctatctctttagaaaaaaaaaaagcactagtCCACCTGGAAGCAGGGGGCCCAGGAAGTGGGTGGGCTGCATATGGAGGTTTCAGTGTGCCAAGCCCTTTCTGAATCCCTTTGCCCACACCCAGGTTTCTCATCTTAGAGTCCCAGGAGTCCCTGCACAGAACCCTGGGATCTGGTTGCCTCATTCACACCAAGGTGCTAGAGTTAATGACTCACTCTCTAAGGAGTAATTACCTTTTAAAAGAAGGCCTAGAGAGACAGCAGCACTTAACAGTTACGAGTATCTGAACTTCAGGCATCTGCCAGAGGTTTTTTCAGGAGGTGTGGAGAGAGGAGCATTCCTCCCCTTGAGGCTGAGCCTACATACATGGTTGATGCCGAAATGGAGGTCAGGCCACATGAAGATTGTCTTTAACAATCAGTATCTGCATGAATCTGTACCTGGTGTACCCCATCACTAGCTGTGGCTACTCTGGACATTTTAGGACTAGATCAGCATAGTAATCATAATAGTACTCATGGCTACCACTTATTGAGGCTTTTCTATATGATCCAGTAGGCTACGTACTTTGAATATAGTAGCTCATGTAATCCCCATAACAACCTTAGCAAGCAGGTGCTCTTTATGTACTCATGTTACGGGTGGGAAACGTAAGCTAAGAGAATTTAGccaacttgcttaaggtcacccagctagcaaatggcagagctgggcctGGGACCGGGCACATATGGCTTCTGACCAACAGCAACCATGTCATTTCTATAAACATATGGACCCAAGGCTCAGATGGACCGAGTCATAAAGTGTGAATGGCATAGAGGCCTTTTAGTGCTTTCATACTCGATATGGCCTTTCagctctcctttttctccttcttttttcagCCCAAGACCTAGTGGAGTACTAGAGTTGGCTTGCATTCTGGTTGTTAATCTTTCAGGAATTTTGTAAGCTGATTGTTATTTAAGTACAGTCAGTATTAAAAATGATATAcatttacaattaaataaattatatttaaagcaaaGGTTGAAAGTACTTAAAACTGATCACTTCCTAATTATTTCACTACTCTTTTTATCCTCTATGCTCCGGGGGTTATTTACATCTATCACATCTGCATGATGAACATACGATATAATAATATGCTGCACTGCATCTTCCAGCTCCACATTGAGTGACGTCATGGTGATTGCTTGAAATTAGCCATGGTGGAAGTATTCACACCATGGAAATTAGCAAATGCAACTAGATAGGGATTTTTCTCCCTAGAAAGCCAGCTGTTAAGCACTTAACAGTACAATCATCCCTCAATATCcttgggggattggttccaggaatcTCGTGGACACCAAAATCTgaagatgctcaagtcccttatataaaacagcatagtatttgcatataacctacgcaatcctcccatatactttaaatcacctctagagtacttacaatacctaatacaatgtcaATACCTAAGTGTATTGACTTAGGTGTACTGTAAGTGCTGTAAGGTGTACTGTAAGTACACCTCTAGagtacttacaatacctaatactaTGTCAATAGTTTTCATACTGCATTATTTCTTAttgttgtattatttctttttattttcctgaatatttttgattcaCAGTTGGTGGAATCCACAGGTGTGGAACCTGTGGACACAGAGGGCTGACTTAATACCACTGCCTAGATGTTACTGATGAGCACAGCCGGGTGGGAGAGGGGACTttggaaggagaagcaaggccCTGGAAGGCCATACTGACAAGGGCATAAATGATAGCCAAGTCAGCGGAACAGCAAATTGTTGGGAAAACACAAACTCTTCTGGAGAAGGGACTCTGAGGCTTAAGCAGCTTCAAGAGCATTTTCTGCCAAAGAGCACCCTCTGCTCTCCCGCCGGAAACTTCCCTATTGCTGTTAGTGTGGAAAGTTCTATTTGGTGGTTTTCACGGAAAAATTGGGCTCTGCAAACTCAGCCTATTGGCTATCCCAATCCAAAAAGCAAAACCAGCTCTATAAAGCTCAGATTTCCTATTATTTGTTCTTACAGGTCACCCTCCCTACTTCTTTCTTACATGCTGGCCAAAACCTAATCTAAAGAAATGTTTTACTTTGAAGTTAGAAATTGGAAATATCCACCATTCAAGAGACACAGCAAGCAGTGGTGTCAAACACCACATAAGATACATTACCACAAAAGTGGGACCCCCGTAAAGCATGACACTGAGGGACGGAAAACGTAATGAGCCAAGGAACGTCACATGAAGAACAGGGCCCAGGGCCTTACTTTCCTACTTGGCTACTTCACTTTATTGCAACCCAGTGAGGACCCTGTTCACAATCCATAGCCTACCCAGACCAATACTCTTTCTAAATCCAGGGCACAGTTTCCACCAGGATAAGAGTCACTGGAAACTCCCAGCTAAGTCCCTTGAAGCAGGCAGAATCTTCAAGGTCAATAGTGCATCAGTTACTCTGATCCCAGTGGTTTCAGTGGAAGAGATGGAGAAGTGAGGGCTGCTAAGTTCCTACGTGGATGCATTTctaagggaaaggggaagagatCGTGGGTGGGACCCCAAAGAGTTAGACTTTGATTTTCAGCTGCAAATAGCATCATTAGTGGCATCTCCTAGTCAGATTgttaaatttcagaattttttttttatgaagaaATCATAAGATTTTCTTCAAGAGTTGGTGAGTTCCCCATTGCGTTCACCTGGAAAATAGTCAGCTGAAGAAAACCTTCACTGAAAGGAGATCCAAGAGATCGAGTGTAGGCAAACATTAATTTCCCCCCAAATCAGGTCATCACATGAACTACCCACCTGGGTTAGAATTAGTCTTTTCCAATATTTTCTGAAAGTATTTCACCTTGGCCGCTATACTATAAATACTCCTCAACCtttttcaatcttttcttttagGGTATtgagataagaaagagaaaggaaactgAGAAGCATTTTACTTGCCCTGAATTAGTGTAGATATAATTTTCTAGGCTTTCTTATAATGTTAAAGACAATAATTTGAACAAACTCGAACTGCTACTTCATCTCTGCCCTGTCTCTCATAGAAAATGTCATTAAATTGCATTGGATATTGTTTCCTTTGACCCTTTGGAGTTGTTTCTGTGACGGGTTTCTTTTCCTTCCACAAGCTGCTGTGCAGCATGAAGGAATAGAAATGAAATGCTACGAGGGAAAGCGCAATTATCAGGAAGTTGCCAGCTGCCACATTTGACTTGTGCTTCATTATCTTCCTCCCCTGTTCTTTTCTGCCTCCATTTTAAAGTCATAATTGAATGTAAGGAAGAAAGTGCTACCAGAGGTGAATTGAAGCCCTGGCAACTAACCTGCCCCCGGAACTATTCCAGCATATGGCACTGCCCTGAGTGGAGACACCAAAGCCTCTTGCTGGATTGTAAAGAAAGAGACAGGGCTTCCCTCCCACTCCAAGCACCCCAGGGTCCCTTATCTTTGctcttccctgcctctgcctgacAAGGCTGCCCCTGAAATTTACTTCTGGGCCTATCAGATCAGTTGTCAAGGCAGCCTTCATGgtttaattctttaatttcagGCCACTGTTAGTTACTGGCAAGATCAGGATTGAGCAGAGTTCTAATCCTATTGCCTGTCAATTCACTTTAACCTCAAtcttcttccctgcctccttACTCCCAAGACCTGTTTCCTGCTCTCACAAAGGCTTATAGCAAATGCCTTGAATTGATCTGAGTGATCAAAAATGACTGCATGGCCAGCATTAATATTCATGAGGCAGCATACTATTCAGGCCAAGTCCTTTCTTGGGGCCATTCTGCACCCCTATAGTGTCT
It contains:
- the LOC105490663 gene encoding seven in absentia homolog 3, giving the protein MLFFTQCFGAVLDLIHLRFQHYKAKRVFSAAGQLVCVVNPTHNLKYVSSRRAVTQNAPEQGSFHPHHLSHHHCHHRHHHHLRHHAHPHHLHHQEMGLHAAPVTPCLCMCPLFSCQWEGHLEVVVPHLRQIHSVDILQGAEIVFLATDMHLPAPADWIIMHSCLGHHFLLVLRKQERHEGHPQFFATMMLIGTPTQADCFTYRLELNRNHRRLKWEATPRSVLECVDSVITDGDCLVLNTSLAQLFSDNGSLAIGIAITATEVRPSEAEM